TTCTCAGGTCTGTCAGGTAGCACTACCCGGCGGTCCATACACCCGAGTAGACGGTCGTTGCCGGACCGGTGATCCATGCCACTCCGTTCGATATCTCCACGTCGAGCAGGCCGCCCGGCAAGCGCACCGTCGCAACAGACGCCGATCGACCGGTAGCTGCGGCAGCCGCCACCACCGCGGCTGCACCCGTTCCGCAGGCAAGCGTCTCTCCGACGCCCCGCTCCCAGACTCGCATAGCGATGGAGTCAGAGGACAGGGCGGCTCCGAATTCAACGTTGGCGCCACCCGGAAAGGCGGCATTGTGCTCGAGCCTCGAGCCGACACCCTCTACATCCGATGCGGCCGGGTCCTCGACGAAGATCACGGCGTGCGGATTGCCGACGTTCACGCTGCGCACTGCGTAACCATCGATCATCTCATCACGGGCGGCCACCTCAACCGGCCCCAGCTCGACCCGGATAAGGTCCGGAGTGAGCACCGAGACGCGACGGGGGCCGACGGCGGTCTCGACGACGAAATCCGGCCCATCGACGAGTCCGAGGTCCACGGCACGACGGGCAACACAACGT
This genomic interval from Acidimicrobiia bacterium contains the following:
- the dapF gene encoding diaminopimelate epimerase, which gives rise to MEFTKMEGLGNDFVMLDGPVVLDSETVAALCDRRRGVGADGVLIVSPLGPARVKMEYMNADGSPAEMCGNGLRCVARRAVDLGLVDGPDFVVETAVGPRRVSVLTPDLIRVELGPVEVAARDEMIDGYAVRSVNVGNPHAVIFVEDPAASDVEGVGSRLEHNAAFPGGANVEFGAALSSDSIAMRVWERGVGETLACGTGAAAVVAAAAATGRSASVATVRLPGGLLDVEISNGVAWITGPATTVYSGVWTAG